One Columba livia isolate bColLiv1 breed racing homer chromosome 26, bColLiv1.pat.W.v2, whole genome shotgun sequence genomic window, ACCCGGGAGCCACCAGCCTGGGAACGGGGCCGGTTTCACAACCTGACCTCAAAGTTCTGGAGGTTTAACGACCAGGAGCTTTTGAAACATAAGATCAGACGGAGGGCAGCCTGCAAGGCCTCTGTCTGCAGCATGCATCCGATGCTTTTCCTTATGGGCAGGTATCAGAAAACCTGGGAGTTACTCCAGAGCGGGGATGGGGAGGTTCTGGCCTAATTCtggattttttcctaaaagaaaatGATTCTGGCCCAGGTTGTGGTAACAGGGTAGGGTCACTGTATGGGTTTAATTCTCCTATTCCTTCCAGTGGAGCTGGTTGActacagggatgttttagctccattctgaactgaaaaaccacaacacagagaaagaaccaaatcaaaaccaacccCCCATCTCTGCCTCTCTTGCCAGCgtctgcccagggctgccccgACCAGCGCGGTCATCCCGAGCTGCCTGCCCTGGCACATGCTGGGTGTTgccagcagagcccagcccaACCAGAGTGAACCCtggggctcctgcagcccccgtCGTGGTTTGGGCACCTCCTGGGGACTGTCAGTGTCATTGTACCCCTGCAAAGCCAGGCATAAGAGCCACCAGCCTCCCGAGCATGTGTCTGGCCCTGTGGGTTTGGTACTTATTAACCTGCCGGGTTGTTAATTTAACAGGAGGTAAAGACTGGTTGCTCAGCATTGCATTGGGTTGACTCAGTCTCTGCATCCCGGGTTTTGCTGGGGCGAAGGCAGCTTGCAGAAGATGTGTTGTTGGGCTGGTGGTGTTGGACTGGTTTTGTTGAGCTGGTGTAGTTGGGTTGGTGTAGTTGGGTTGGTGTAGTTGGGTAGGTGTTGGGTTGGTGTAGTTGTGTTCACGTTGTTCCCTGGCTGGGGGGACAGTGCTTGTCCAGCTCCGTCCACGCTCTCCCAGCTCCCAGGCCCAGGAGGGAGCGGAGCAGCCACGACGTGCGAGTCGTGCAGGAGGTGAGCTGGATTTAATGAGGAAGTGGATAGCGAAACAGGAGAGATTAATCTTTCATCTGCAGTAGCTGAAAACCGATACTTCCTCGTTACTCCACCGCTCTCATGCTGCCACCACTTCCCTCGTTGGCTTTTTCCATCCCGCTGTTTGGCTGCTGGCCGTGTTCATACTTAGGGGCGTTTTCGAAAGGCTTTTCAGAGAGGTGTATCAGAGCGTGTCCTTAACATGGGAGGATTTTCCTTGCTCTTAACCcacttgtttttaaagaaaaaggctaAAATCAGGAGGTGTCCAGGCAGCAGGTTGGGTTAGTGTGTGGCACAGGGCTCCTTTGCAAAGGAACTTAGATGGGAGGACTCAAGAAAGGCACCAGAAGCCATGAAAAATGCCTCCTGGTGACATGAGACTCTCGTGTGTCACCAAGAAGCTCAGTGGGACGGGGCTGCTGTGCCCCGTTACCTTGGCAGTTGTCTTCCCATGGTTGCAAGAGGCTGTAAAACCTGAAATACAGCTGTGGAGCTTGGCCACGTAAGAGTTGTCCTCGAAAACAAACCTCTGGCAGGCACCAGGGATGCTGAGGGCTTCCAAAAGCCTCCTCCTAGAAACCGACTCGTCTACCTGCAGCTTTCCCAGAGGTCAAGCCCCAAACCCAACAGTCtcttaaacaacaacaaacctcaCCATTTTCCAGGCCAAATTTGGACCTCTCTGACACGGGGGTGCTCTCGTTGCAGGTGTCCTGTCTCTGCGGCTCCGCGCCTTGTCTGCTCTGCGGCTGCTGCCCCTCGGCCAAGAACTCCACCATCTCCCGCCTCCTCTtcaccttcttcctcttcctcggCACCCTCGTGTCCATCATTATGATAATCCCTGGTGTGGAGAAGGAGCTGTACAAGGTAAATAACTCCCGGAGGTCGCTGGGCTTGGTTGTAATGGGGAAGAGGTTTAGCCTGTGGTGGGTACATGAGGCTGAATCAGAAAGTGAATTTTTGGGGCTTGATGTTGGttctattcctttttttttctgagcatctCACTGAGGGAGGGTGTTATTAATCCTGGTTTTCCATGGAGGAGAAAATACAGCAGGATGATTTCATGCGTTATCTGGTTTTCCCAAATGTGTCGCAGGAGACATCCCATTTTTGGGTTCAACTGGACAAGTGACTTGCAAGTCACGGAGGTGGGACTTGAGCTGGCGGGAGCTGAGGTCTGCCAGCAGAGCTACTGTGAGGGCTGCGCTGGGCTTTTTGGGAAATGCTGGTTTCATCCCAGCTTACCACTGACCTGCTGGGTGGCTTTAGCTGTGTCACCCCCCACTGGCCCCAAGCTGGCCAACCCCTTGCTTCACAGGTGGCATTGGAGCAGTCATGGGCTGGCCCAGCTTTGGTGGCACCAGGGCTCGTGGTGggtgtggggtgctggggtgaTGCTCACCCTCCCGTCACCTTTGCAGCTCCCCGGCTTCTGTGAGGGCAGCGGGTCGGTCCTGGGCGTCCAGACCCATGTCGACTGCGGCAGCTTCCTGGGCCACAAAGCCGTGTACCGCATGGGCTTCGCCATGGCcgccttcttcttcctctttgcgCTGCTCATGGTGTGCGTGCGCAGCAGCAAGGACCCGCGAGCCGCTGTGCAGAACGGGTGAGTGTCGGTCCCTGGGGGGCTCACAGAGCCCCCTTCCCCACTTGGTTCCCGCTTGCAGACCAtgcctcctctctcctcctgcagcttctGGTTCTTCAAGttcctggtgctggtggggatCACGGTGGGGGCCTTCTACATCCCCGACGGTGCCTTCACCTCCGGTGAGGACCTGCCCGCCCCGTCCCTTGGGTTAACCCTCAGCACAGGGTCAAACCCAGGCTGGAGCTGGCAAATTCCCATTTTCCGTGCTTTTAACTGGCTTTTCTCTTGCCCTCCAAGTCTGGTTTTACTTTGGCGTGGTTGGCTCCTTCCTCTTCATCCTCATCCAGCTCGTTCTCCTCATCGACTTCGCCCACTCCTGGAGCCAGTTGTGGCTGCGCAACGCGAACGAGAGCAACGCCAAGGGCTGGTACGCAGGTGGGTATGGTGGCACCGCAGAGGgtgcaggggtgggggaactCATCCTGGGGGGGTGACACTGAGCTGGCGGTGACCTGGGGCTCTGCTCcaccctcttttctttttgtttcctcccccAGCCCTTTGCATCGTCACCTTTGTCTTCTACGCCGCCTCCATTGCGGCTGTAGTTCTGCTTTACGTCTACTACACCAAGCCTGAGGGCTGCACGGAGGGCAAGGTCCTCATCAGCATCAACCTCATCCTGTGCCTCATCATCTCTGCTGTGTCCATCCTGCCCAAGATCCAGGTAGGGTGACAAGGGGACACCTGGGAGGCCGGTGGCTGTGTCACCATGGGGTACAGGACCAGCCCTGAGCACCCGCCGTTGTGTTTGCAGGATGCTCAGCCGCACTCGGGGCTGCTGCAGGCATCCCTCATCACCCTCTACACCATTTATGTCACCTGGTCCGCCCTGGCCAATGTACCAAGTAAGGAGGATATAGCCTTGGGTTTGGGAGGGAGGTGCATGGGGCACGGCCACACACTGGAGTGGGCGCTTTGCCCCCCTGGGTCTCTGGAGAAGGGTGCTGAACCCCTTGTGTGTGTTCCCTCAGCCCCAACCTGTAACCCCACGCTGCTGGTGAGGAACAGCACCGTCTCGGCGATGGCCACCCAGCCGGTGACAACCTGGTGGGATGCCCCGAGCATCGTGGGGCTGATCATCTTCATCCTCTGCACCCTCTTCATCAGGTGAGGACTTGGTTATGTCCCTGGGACGGCACCATCCCTCTGTCTGCCTGGAGCAGAGAGGCATTGGGGGGCTTTTAGGGAAAGGTGACGCTGGAGGGGAGGTCACAGCTTGGACGAGGGTTTTTGTCACTAAGTGTCTCTTGCAAAGCTGTCCCCAGGCGTGGGGGGCTGAGCTCGGGCTGGGGCGCAGCCGAGGAGGCAGCGGGCAGGCAGTGCTGAGCCTGCCGTCCCTCTGCCCGCAGTGTCCGCTCCTCGGACCACCCGCAGGTCAACAAGCTGATGCTGACGGAGGAAAGTGCGGCTGGGGGGGCTGGTGAGGCGGCGGCCGTGGAGAGCGGGCTGCACCGGGCATATGACAACGAGCAGGATAGCGTGTCCTACAACTACACCTTCTTccacctctgcctcctcctcgCTGCCCTCTACATCATGATGACCCTCACCAACTGGTACAGGTGGGCAGAGCTCCCGCGGGAACCGGGGACTGTCCCCCTTCCTCTGTGTCGCCTTCTCCCAGTGTCCTCCCTGCTCTTGTGCTGGGCAGAACTGTTTGCTGACAAGCATCCCTATGCAAGCCCACTTATCATTCACTCTAATCAGTGTTAATTATTTTGAGGTAGCACAGGGCTGACTGCAGCAGGTTGTGCCTGGGGTCACTGGCTCCCTCCTGCAGCATCCTTGGCTGCagccacaatcccctgggacctggggggagcagggggaTGTCACCCCTCTGGCGCAGTGATGGGTGCCACCTGCTTGTTTGCTGTTCCAGGCCTGACGAGAGCTTGCAGGTGCTGACGAGCCCCTGGACAGCCGTGTGGGTGAAGATCTGCTCCAGCTGGGCCGGGCTCCTGCTCTACCTCTGGACTTTGGTGGCTCCACTGGTGCTGCCAGACCGGGACTTCAGCTGAGGTGGCCCTGGGCATCCCGCTGCTGGGTCGGAGCCATCGTGGCCTTGTCCCTCGAGGCTGAggacagccccagctctgccttaGCCTCGTGTTTTGCACGCAGGAACATCTCTGCTGGGTTGTGCCTTCTTGCAGGTCTTCTGTTTTAACTTGAAAGAGATGAAGTGCCAAGCAGGGACAATCAGCAAGGGCTGAGAAAGATTTGAGGATGTTTTTAAAGCTCTTATCATCTCCGTGTTTGTGTAGTGCCTTTGGTGGTGCCTCTTCTTCTAGTGGAGACCACTGCCTTGCCTTGGGAGGGTTTGGTTTTCACCATCTCCCTTGGTACCCTGGGACCGTGGTGCCTTTTTAAGGGGCTCTGGGGGCCTGGGCCCTGGCTGGTGTTGCTTCCCCAAACAGCCAGGAGGTAAGTGAATTCTGGGGATTTGTGGCTGGAGGCGGATGTCCCGCTGCATCTCCCCAGCCTCAGCGGCGGCTCCAGCGCCTCTGGGGAGCCTCTCCCGCCCGGCTGTCCCCGCAGGACACGGCCCTGGTCCTTGCTGGAGCACGGGTCAGCTTTCCCGCAGGCTGCGCTGCCCCAGCGCTTTGCCTCCTTAATATGAAGTCTCGTTTGGAATAAATCTGGTGGATTTGTCCTTCTGGGGTCTTTCCTAACGTGTGCGTTGGGTGTGCGGGAGGGGGAGGTATTAAACACCCTAATGCCGGGGTGAGGGCACAGCTGGCTGCCCGGGGGTGCATCGCGTGCTGGGGTGTACCCGTGCAGGGGTGCACCCTTTGGGGGGGCTGTACCCCAGGTGGGTGCACACGGTGGTGGGGGGCCCAGAGGGGGCGAGCGGTGCCTGTCGCGCTCCCCAGCGGGGGCTCCTCCGCAGGCAGGAACGGGCGGGGCCCAGCGGGGCCGCTCCCGCCACCAGGGGGTGCTGGCAGCACGCGCTGGGGCCCGAGCCCCACACCCTGTGTGCATAGTGCTCCCTGCACCCTGTCTGCACAGTGCACCCTGCACCTTGTCTGCATAGTGCATCCTGCTTGAACCCTGTCTGCACAGTGCATCCTGCACCCCGCCTGCTTCCTGCACCCTGTCTGCACAGTGCACCCTGCTCCCTGTCTGCAGCCCGCTCGCTGTGCTTGGTCTGCACCCTGTGCTTGGTCTGCACCCTGTGCTTGGTCTGCACCCTGCTCCCTGTGCCCGGTCTGCACAGTGCACCCTGCTTGCACCCTAcatcctgcctgcaccctgcatGCTACCTGTActctgcaccctgcctgcaccctatACCCTGCCTGTACCCTGCTTGCCTCCTGTACCCTGCATCCTGCACTCTGCACCCTGCACTCTGCACCCTGCACTCTGCACCCTGCACCCTCCACCGTGGCTCACCCACCTCAGCCCCCAGACGCTGCCAGGGGCCCCACAGCCCCGTTTTATTCTCTCTAGTGCATGGTCTcccttgctttttattttattcatggGATTAACACATCGGGCAGCAGCCGGACTGGATTTTGCTCaaaagaggaggggaaagcGTTTACATAATTCATTTAAATGAGGCACCCGGGGAAATCCAAATTGGACTTCCAGCATGTTTGCAGTGCCACGCAGAGCCCCCTGATCCACATCTGGAGCCATTAATGCCTCCCAGACGGACCACAGAGCATGTATAATTAATTGTGGAGCAGAGCCATTGCCCAGCCTCTGAAGATAACGCTCAGAGGCAAAGGCAGCGTTTCCCAGCACCATCCCCCCGGGGCACGGATTCATTTCAGtggagcttttctttttcccaagaTGTTCAGCCCACCTTCCCCGGGGCAGGAAGATGCTGGGGAATCAGTGGggtcagagcagcaggaggaataAGCTGAGCTGTGAAATCTCAGCTGCTTGGTGATGCTCATGGGTGAGCATCATCTGCTCGGCTCTTCGGTGTGTTTGAGCTGAGCAGAGCCCCGCGGCAATGGGCAGGTGTCAGGGCCAAGAAAACCACCTATAGCGGGGAGCAAACGGCGCACCAGTTATACCCaagtgtcatagaatcatttggttcAAGGAAGGGGGGGCTGAGCCTCTGAGCTCAGAATATCCCAGAGGGCTGAGCAAGGAGTGGAAACATTTGCTCTGACAGTCACTTGCACCTTTGGCTTTTACAAATGTGTCccatttccactttttttttttttggcttcctTCCTCCCAAAATGCTGACGGGGCGACACGTCACGTCCCAGCTTTGCAAGGACTcgttttggctggaaaagacccccaaggtcatcgagtccaactgctCCCCACCCATGTCCCTGCCCCAtttcctgagaacctcatgtccgtctgtccaaccttccagggctggtgactccagcactgccctgggcagcctgttccaatgccccacagccctttgggggagaaattgtccctaaatccaacctcaacctcccctgggcaacttgaggccgtttcctctgctcctggggcTTGTTCCTTATTTCTGAAACTCTGGGGTGGGGAgtgactcctcagcctccccgCTGGTTTCTGGAGCCGCTTTCTCTACCTCCAGCATTGCTTTGAAGAGCAaaggagggatgggaaggaagacagggagtttaaaaaaaagcataaaaaaccCCCTCAAGCTTGAACCCCACTGCTAGAGAAACATCTGTACCTATAAATATCTGTGGATGTGAGTGGGAACAGACTGTatctccagcagctccccatGGCAGCGGCGCAGCCTCGCCCCAGCTAACCTCGTTCCAGCACGTGCtcctgtgacacatacacgtcTCTGCAGCTTTGCTGGCGTTTGCCAGggataaaaaaacccaaactggtctttaaaaacaaacaaaaaaaaagataaaaatgagtGTTGTCTTTTTGTTTAGAGCTCGGTCAGAGGGAGGGTGACCCGTGGTCCCGGGCGTGTGACTCCCTGGGGTGCAGCGGGGCTGTCCCGCTCGTCCTTGCTGGGACACAATGTCCTGCTGTTACCCCTTTTGGTGACCTTCTCCATCCCGCCAGCCTGACTCACGTGTGCTCAGAGACACCTGTATCGGGTGCGGACTCACTTTTTGACCACACACAAACGCTCCTGCAGCCACAGTGGTTGTTTCCCTTcatcctggtgcttgttcctggggagcagagcccgacccccccggctccaagctcctttcaggcagttcagagatcaggaggtctcccctcagctcctgttctccagctgaaccccccaggtccctcagccgctcccatcacacttgtgctccagccccttctctggatcctgcaggcagcagccacAGGGTCTCCCCTCAGTGCTCAATCCCccctaaaataaaacatttcctttgctTCGAAAGAGCCACCTTTGGCTCTTTCACATGAGTCCcatttccactttttttcttgGCTTCCCTCCTCCCAAAATGCCGATGAGGCGACACCTCATGCCCCAGCTTCACAAGGACTCAGCTCGCTCCAGCTCCCGGAGAAGCCCCATCCCAGAGCATCCTCCCGCCCGTCACGTAGGGCTGCCGCAGATGTCCCCGCTGTCCCATGCGGGAGGCGCTGGGGACCCTCGAGCTGGCGTGTGTGTCAGCGATGGGGCAGCGGGGTGGGAAGCACAGGCTGCCCTTACGTCACCCTCCTCCACCCACCCTCCCTTCTCAGGAGCATGGGGGcacttctggtttgttttttcctcttttttttcctcatctatCTGTAACAACTGGGACTTTTCATCAGCCACCTCCCTccccctcttttcctctctgactCATTCCCTTCTGCCCTTGCAGCCGGGGATGTGCGGGTCCCCACGTCCCACAGCGATGCTCTCCCTCCAGTGGGGTGATCCGTAGCGGTGACACTAAGGACGCAGCCCGAGAGGGGCAATCCCAGGGCAAAGGACAATGAGGGACTCGCTGCAACAAAGTGaacattttcttcctggttTTACTTATTCTAGCAGTGAATTTCAATGCAAGAAAGAAACGCTTGCTCATCTCATAgacatcatagaatcacagaatcattttggttggaaaagcccctcaagatcatcgagtccgcCACTAAACCCTGTCCATAAGTACCACATCTACAGgttttttaaatacctccatGTGTGGCTTGCAGGAGGTCAGGCAGGAGAATGAGCAGGAGCTGAATCAGGTCAGGCAGAAGGAATTAAAGGCTCCGTTTCCACTGCT contains:
- the SERINC2 gene encoding serine incorporator 2, with the protein product MGACLGVCSLLSCVSCLCGSAPCLLCGCCPSAKNSTISRLLFTFFLFLGTLVSIIMIIPGVEKELYKLPGFCEGSGSVLGVQTHVDCGSFLGHKAVYRMGFAMAAFFFLFALLMVCVRSSKDPRAAVQNGFWFFKFLVLVGITVGAFYIPDGAFTSVWFYFGVVGSFLFILIQLVLLIDFAHSWSQLWLRNANESNAKGWYAALCIVTFVFYAASIAAVVLLYVYYTKPEGCTEGKVLISINLILCLIISAVSILPKIQDAQPHSGLLQASLITLYTIYVTWSALANVPTPTCNPTLLVRNSTVSAMATQPVTTWWDAPSIVGLIIFILCTLFISVRSSDHPQVNKLMLTEESAAGGAGEAAAVESGLHRAYDNEQDSVSYNYTFFHLCLLLAALYIMMTLTNWYRPDESLQVLTSPWTAVWVKICSSWAGLLLYLWTLVAPLVLPDRDFS